A genomic window from Clostridium aceticum includes:
- a CDS encoding response regulator: MKKMMELNRFNIRNRLIFTFVICIAVFLGFGIFTILQIHRLSDVTQSIYEDPLKVSNAAIEARVDFIKIQKLLKNMILSKNQEEFDEAVENIRTLEIKIFDSLEKITQQSREEENRILLEEIKKTFSSWQREYEKIMDFTSRQNLDEALGIVQEHNQQYVSEIEKNLIFIDNNAQDLASTFIEEALEVEKYLRYMLILLMIVLGGFLLIFFILIIRSIIKPIDMLKTSMEHSIATGRLTKVQLQGQNEMTDIATFYNMLVQKLKDQFWVKDSQNSLTREMSGITDLDVLTQKALNFLARRLEAGKGILYLYDDLKKSLYPEVFYAFTEKEKRCKQYQLGESIVGQVALERKPILLKDIHRKEEHIATGIMVESPLCIYAFPLIYQGELYGVVELAFFKPFDPLKEEFLKKAGVMIATNLYSLAQSQKVKDLLQLSEEAQREAKNTAYELQKANAVLEEQQCTMHQQTAELQQTNAELEEQQQLLQQQSEELQQTNIQLEEHQQLLEQKSTILNRRNQELQKSQEMLLKHSKALEEASKYKTEFLANMSHELRTPLNSIILLSRLLMKNEASHDSKILERVEVIYHSGQELLRLINDILDLSKIEAGKVDICRRTFHSKELTKELKKLFEGILAEKKLQFIIEDHVDQMLIGDREKISQILRNFISNAAKFTEKGEVNLRIIGDEEGGVVFSVTDTGIGIASKNFSKVFEAFQQEDGSISRKFGGTGLGLSISQKLAELIGGEIKVSSSVGEGSIFSLYLKDTLLTKEKKTSHYRQEEVIEGNETVVDEIALSKEHDKRILVIEDDENFANYIKTVIEKKGFRTLVATNGEEGLIYAKEYTIEGIILDLVLPDMSGMEVLRELKSTSELKGIPVHIISSWKKHDKAEQMGAIGYQEKPLSEEDIVGVLSKLTAFGGKEKEGHYLTPKTNKDHSLHLQGKKIMIVDDDPKNIFVLAAALEDYGGEILEAYDGEAALEKLKEEKVDLVLMDIMMPNMDGFQTIEAIRQDEVLKDIPIIAITAKSLKGDREKCIEVGANDYISKPVNYETLIQLVKAWINK, from the coding sequence ATGAAAAAAATGATGGAGCTAAACCGTTTTAATATCAGAAATAGACTAATATTTACTTTTGTTATCTGTATAGCAGTATTCCTAGGGTTTGGGATCTTCACTATTCTACAAATCCATCGTTTGAGTGATGTAACACAAAGTATTTATGAAGATCCATTAAAGGTCTCTAATGCAGCTATTGAGGCACGAGTAGACTTCATAAAAATACAAAAGTTATTGAAAAACATGATATTATCGAAGAATCAGGAAGAATTTGACGAAGCGGTAGAAAACATAAGAACACTGGAAATAAAAATATTCGACAGTTTAGAAAAAATAACACAACAGTCTAGAGAAGAAGAAAACCGCATCCTTTTGGAAGAGATTAAGAAAACTTTTTCAAGTTGGCAGCGAGAATATGAAAAAATAATGGATTTCACCTCGAGGCAGAATTTGGATGAAGCTCTAGGGATTGTACAAGAACATAACCAGCAGTATGTATCTGAAATAGAAAAAAACCTGATATTTATTGATAATAATGCACAGGATTTGGCCAGCACTTTCATTGAAGAGGCTCTTGAAGTTGAGAAATATTTACGGTATATGCTTATTCTATTGATGATAGTTTTAGGAGGGTTTTTATTAATATTCTTCATACTGATTATTAGAAGTATTATTAAGCCTATCGATATGTTAAAAACATCTATGGAACATAGTATCGCTACAGGGAGATTAACCAAGGTACAATTGCAGGGACAGAATGAAATGACAGATATAGCTACCTTTTATAATATGCTTGTCCAAAAACTAAAGGATCAGTTTTGGGTGAAGGATAGTCAAAATTCATTAACTCGAGAGATGTCAGGCATTACAGATTTGGACGTATTGACCCAGAAGGCCTTAAACTTTTTAGCACGAAGGCTAGAAGCAGGTAAAGGAATTCTGTACCTATACGATGATTTGAAAAAGTCTCTTTATCCAGAAGTTTTTTATGCATTTACGGAAAAAGAAAAACGATGTAAGCAATATCAACTGGGGGAAAGTATTGTTGGACAGGTTGCCCTTGAAAGAAAACCTATTCTTTTAAAGGATATTCATAGAAAAGAAGAGCATATAGCTACGGGAATCATGGTAGAATCACCACTTTGTATTTATGCATTTCCTTTGATTTATCAAGGTGAACTTTATGGTGTTGTGGAACTGGCCTTTTTTAAACCCTTCGATCCTTTAAAGGAGGAGTTTTTAAAAAAAGCAGGTGTAATGATTGCTACAAATCTTTACTCACTGGCACAAAGTCAGAAGGTTAAGGATTTGCTACAGCTTTCAGAGGAGGCACAAAGGGAGGCTAAGAACACAGCCTATGAACTTCAAAAGGCCAATGCTGTATTAGAGGAGCAACAATGCACTATGCATCAGCAAACAGCGGAATTGCAACAAACCAATGCTGAGTTGGAGGAACAACAGCAGCTACTACAACAGCAAAGTGAGGAGCTTCAACAAACGAATATACAGTTAGAAGAGCATCAACAACTACTAGAGCAGAAATCAACCATCTTAAATAGAAGAAATCAGGAGCTGCAAAAATCTCAAGAAATGTTATTAAAACATTCTAAAGCGTTAGAAGAGGCTAGTAAGTATAAAACAGAATTTTTAGCAAATATGTCTCATGAACTTCGTACACCTCTAAATTCAATTATCTTATTATCAAGACTTCTGATGAAAAATGAAGCAAGTCATGATAGTAAAATTTTGGAAAGGGTGGAGGTGATTTATCATTCTGGACAAGAACTGTTGCGACTTATTAACGATATTTTAGACTTATCTAAAATTGAAGCAGGTAAAGTGGATATTTGTAGGAGGACCTTTCACTCTAAGGAGTTAACTAAGGAGCTTAAGAAGTTGTTTGAAGGAATATTGGCAGAAAAAAAGCTTCAATTTATCATAGAGGACCATGTAGATCAAATGCTTATTGGTGATCGGGAAAAGATATCTCAAATTTTACGAAACTTTATATCAAATGCTGCAAAGTTCACGGAAAAAGGTGAAGTTAATTTACGGATAATAGGTGATGAGGAAGGTGGCGTTGTTTTTTCAGTAACTGATACAGGTATAGGTATTGCTTCTAAGAACTTCTCTAAGGTTTTTGAAGCTTTTCAACAGGAGGATGGGTCTATATCTAGAAAATTTGGAGGAACTGGGCTAGGACTTTCTATCTCGCAAAAATTAGCAGAGCTTATAGGAGGGGAAATAAAAGTAAGCAGTAGTGTGGGAGAAGGCAGTATATTTTCTTTATATTTAAAGGATACGCTTTTGACAAAGGAGAAAAAAACATCGCACTATAGACAAGAAGAAGTCATTGAAGGAAATGAGACGGTTGTTGATGAAATAGCTCTTTCTAAAGAGCATGATAAAAGGATTTTAGTGATCGAAGATGATGAGAATTTTGCTAATTATATAAAAACTGTTATAGAAAAAAAGGGTTTTAGAACTTTGGTAGCCACAAATGGTGAAGAGGGGCTTATCTATGCAAAGGAATATACGATAGAGGGTATTATTTTAGACTTGGTACTGCCAGATATGAGCGGTATGGAGGTGTTGAGGGAGTTAAAAAGCACCTCAGAGTTAAAAGGCATCCCTGTACATATTATTTCTTCTTGGAAAAAACACGATAAAGCAGAACAAATGGGAGCAATCGGCTATCAGGAAAAGCCATTAAGTGAAGAAGATATTGTAGGGGTTCTTTCAAAACTTACTGCCTTTGGGGGAAAAGAGAAAGAAGGTCATTATTTAACACCTAAGACAAATAAGGATCATAGCCTTCATCTACAGGGAAAAAAAATTATGATTGTAGATGATGATCCGAAAAATATCTTTGTTTTAGCAGCGGCTCTTGAAGATTATGGGGGAGAGATACTAGAGGCATATGATGGGGAAGCTGCACTAGAAAAACTAAAGGAAGAAAAAGTAGACTTGGTTTTGATGGATATTATGATGCCTAATATGGATGGTTTTCAGACTATCGAAGCAATTCGTCAGGATGAAGTGTTAAAAGATATTCCTATTATTGCTATTACTGCAAAGTCCTTGAAAGGAGACCGGGAGAAATGTATAGAAGTAGGAGCAAATGATTATATCTCCAAGCCTGTGAATTATGAAACCTTGATTCAGTTGGTGAAGGCTTGGATCAACAAGTAA
- a CDS encoding polysaccharide deacetylase family protein, whose translation MRKSVAVILASVVLLACLTLGFVFRPLTLLESLNHRFLRGYHGGAIIDRNSPDIKKLTGLDEIILQTKERDVIETAGFYQQMYIEENRKQEIRKFDLKEREKAKKIPVLMYHHLLPEKEEAFKDNNTVVTVENFEKQMEILHQSGYHTITLYELEGFLSGNLDLPKKTVAITFDDGYLSNIEYAYPILKEYGFKASIFAITHEIAEESEAFDPTILQYIGWRDMVNTLDVFTYDNHTHDLHRLEEEKGYLVTKSIEEVVEDLMINIELTKSSYFAYPYGHYNSDTLQILEALGIRMAFTVNSGSVRPGDDLLQLNRYGVFRNTSTWRFKRMIGLW comes from the coding sequence GTGAGAAAATCTGTTGCTGTTATTTTGGCAAGTGTTGTTTTGTTAGCTTGCTTAACATTAGGATTTGTTTTTAGACCTTTAACATTGTTGGAGAGCCTTAATCATCGTTTTTTAAGAGGTTATCATGGAGGAGCAATAATAGATAGAAACTCTCCTGACATAAAGAAGTTAACGGGATTAGATGAAATTATTTTACAGACAAAGGAAAGAGACGTAATTGAAACAGCAGGCTTTTACCAACAGATGTATATAGAAGAAAATCGCAAACAAGAAATAAGAAAATTTGACCTAAAGGAAAGGGAGAAAGCAAAAAAAATCCCTGTGCTGATGTATCATCACCTACTGCCAGAAAAGGAAGAAGCCTTTAAAGATAATAATACAGTTGTAACCGTAGAAAATTTTGAAAAACAGATGGAAATTCTTCATCAAAGTGGATATCATACCATCACCCTATATGAGTTAGAAGGGTTTTTATCAGGGAATTTAGATTTGCCTAAGAAAACAGTAGCTATCACCTTTGACGATGGTTATTTAAGCAATATTGAATATGCCTATCCTATTTTAAAGGAATATGGATTTAAAGCTAGTATTTTTGCCATTACCCATGAGATTGCAGAGGAATCAGAGGCGTTTGATCCTACTATTTTACAATATATTGGTTGGAGGGATATGGTCAATACCCTTGATGTATTTACCTATGATAATCATACTCATGATCTACATCGACTAGAAGAAGAAAAGGGCTATCTAGTTACAAAGTCGATAGAAGAAGTGGTGGAGGACTTAATGATTAATATAGAATTAACGAAAAGTTCTTATTTTGCCTATCCCTATGGCCATTATAATAGTGATACCCTACAGATTCTAGAAGCATTAGGTATAAGAATGGCCTTTACTGTAAATAGTGGTTCAGTTAGACCCGGTGATGACCTATTGCAATTAAATCGCTATGGTGTTTTTCGGAATACCAGCACTTGGCGGTTTAAAAGAATGATTGGATTATGGTAA
- a CDS encoding flavocytochrome c has protein sequence MKKSFKVISLALVLTLILTALIGCSSQEVSEPASDTAENKSTDIVVIGSGGAGLSAAIEANDAGKEVIVVEKMPMVGGNTLRATGGLNAAGTSSQAAIGIEDSVASHYEDTMKGGYEKNDPELVEALTSQAAEAVEWLIELGADLSDVGRMAGASQNRSHRPTGGAPVGAHLVQVLKEAAEEKGIEILTETTALEILTEDGEIKGIIAKDKNNNEFTIEATAVIVATGGFGSNTTMITEYDAALDGFGTTNHPGATGDGISMAVAVGADLVDMVEIQTHPTVVPDNGYMITEAVRGNGAILINRDGQRFVNELGTRDVVSEATLEQEEQTAFLFFDEGIRESLSAIEGYIRQGFTTEADSIEELAEALGIDAENLTATVEAYNGYVAAGDDQDFGRDDMPRSLENSKFYAIEVGPAVHHTMGGLRINALGQVLDNEGTPISGLYAAGEVTGGVHGGNRLGGNALADLIVFGRLAGKSAGSDL, from the coding sequence ATGAAAAAGTCATTTAAAGTTATTTCCCTTGCTCTCGTATTGACACTTATTTTAACTGCTCTTATTGGTTGTTCAAGTCAAGAAGTAAGTGAGCCTGCTTCAGATACTGCTGAAAATAAGTCAACAGATATCGTTGTTATCGGTTCTGGTGGTGCTGGGCTATCTGCTGCTATTGAAGCAAATGATGCTGGCAAAGAAGTTATTGTTGTGGAAAAAATGCCTATGGTGGGTGGTAATACCCTTAGAGCTACTGGTGGTTTAAATGCAGCTGGTACTTCTTCACAAGCTGCCATAGGAATAGAAGATAGTGTGGCATCTCATTATGAAGATACAATGAAGGGTGGTTATGAAAAAAACGATCCTGAATTGGTAGAAGCATTGACAAGTCAAGCTGCTGAAGCTGTTGAATGGTTGATTGAACTAGGTGCAGATTTAAGTGACGTTGGAAGAATGGCTGGAGCAAGTCAAAACAGATCCCACCGACCTACTGGTGGTGCTCCTGTAGGTGCTCATCTTGTTCAAGTATTGAAAGAAGCTGCTGAAGAAAAAGGTATCGAAATCTTAACCGAAACAACAGCTTTAGAAATTCTAACTGAAGATGGAGAAATCAAAGGAATTATTGCTAAAGATAAAAATAACAATGAGTTTACTATAGAAGCAACCGCTGTCATTGTAGCAACTGGTGGTTTTGGCTCTAATACTACAATGATTACAGAGTATGATGCAGCTTTAGATGGTTTTGGTACAACCAACCACCCTGGTGCTACTGGTGATGGTATTTCTATGGCTGTAGCTGTTGGTGCTGACCTTGTAGATATGGTTGAAATCCAAACACATCCTACAGTAGTTCCAGACAATGGTTATATGATTACCGAAGCCGTAAGAGGTAATGGTGCTATCTTAATCAACAGAGATGGTCAACGTTTTGTGAATGAACTAGGAACAAGAGATGTAGTTTCAGAGGCTACATTAGAGCAAGAAGAACAAACTGCCTTCTTATTCTTTGACGAAGGTATCAGAGAGAGTCTAAGTGCAATTGAAGGATATATCCGTCAAGGATTTACTACTGAAGCTGATAGTATTGAGGAACTAGCAGAAGCTTTAGGAATAGATGCTGAGAACTTAACAGCTACCGTTGAAGCTTACAACGGTTATGTAGCTGCAGGTGACGATCAAGATTTCGGCAGAGATGATATGCCAAGATCTCTTGAAAACAGTAAATTCTATGCAATCGAAGTAGGTCCTGCTGTTCATCACACTATGGGTGGTTTAAGAATCAATGCCCTAGGACAAGTATTAGATAACGAAGGTACACCAATCTCTGGTTTATATGCTGCAGGTGAAGTAACTGGTGGTGTTCACGGTGGTAATAGACTAGGTGGAAATGCTTTAGCAGATTTAATCGTATTTGGTAGATTAGCTGGTAAGTCTGCTGGTTCAGATTTATAA
- the dcuS gene encoding DcuS/MalK family sensor histidine kinase produces MKLKKKIALLSLSITILSVMISGLLIMRTMEESLEDEMSTNVLNISRAVAKIPDIIRAFEAEDPALVIQPIVESIRAATEDVEFIVVTDLEGIRYSHPNPARIGARFVGGDEAAALLEGKEYVSTAEGTLGLSTRGFTPIYNFNHERIGMVSVGILNDHIFQTKTQFKKEIYFSTFLGILIGLIGAVLLGDNIKRTLMGLEPKEIAGLFRERSSILEAIKEGIIAINEDARITLMNTAAKDILNFTEKDIIGRPIEEVLPNTDMVKVLHSGVAVSNEEKKICGTNIMINTLPVLHQEKTIGVIASFRDKSEVTALAEELTGFKMLVDSLRATTHEFMNKLHVILGFLQLKDYSSAEKFILDITAHHQEVISFIIKNIQDTSIAALLLGKYSAAKESAIQMNIHPSSNLTKMPSSIPSSLMITIIGNLLENAFDAVQYIEDKKVIDFLLLEKEEEIIISVKDNGIGIDLSHQPFIFQKGFTTKSDGRGIGLHLVKQSIDNLGGSIQVKSKTFSGTQFLIKIPKALR; encoded by the coding sequence ATGAAACTTAAAAAGAAAATAGCACTTCTTTCTTTGTCAATTACCATATTATCCGTCATGATTTCTGGCCTGTTGATTATGCGGACGATGGAAGAAAGTCTTGAAGATGAAATGTCTACAAATGTACTAAATATTAGTAGAGCAGTAGCAAAAATTCCTGACATCATTAGAGCCTTTGAAGCAGAGGACCCCGCCTTAGTTATTCAGCCTATCGTAGAATCTATTCGTGCAGCTACAGAGGACGTTGAATTTATCGTTGTCACTGACTTAGAGGGGATTCGTTACTCTCATCCTAATCCTGCCAGAATAGGTGCTCGTTTTGTAGGCGGGGATGAAGCTGCTGCTCTGCTGGAAGGAAAAGAATATGTTTCTACTGCTGAAGGTACTTTAGGTTTATCTACTAGGGGCTTTACACCTATTTACAACTTTAATCATGAAAGAATTGGTATGGTATCTGTAGGCATATTAAACGATCATATTTTTCAAACAAAGACTCAGTTTAAAAAAGAAATTTATTTCTCTACTTTCCTAGGAATTCTTATTGGACTCATAGGAGCTGTTTTACTAGGGGACAATATCAAAAGAACTCTTATGGGATTAGAGCCTAAAGAAATTGCAGGCTTATTCAGAGAGAGAAGTTCTATATTAGAAGCCATAAAAGAAGGCATCATTGCTATTAATGAAGATGCTAGGATTACCTTGATGAATACAGCTGCTAAAGATATTCTCAACTTTACTGAAAAAGATATTATAGGAAGACCTATTGAAGAAGTTTTACCCAATACAGATATGGTCAAAGTACTGCACTCGGGAGTTGCTGTCTCTAATGAAGAAAAGAAGATTTGTGGCACAAACATTATGATAAACACCTTACCTGTGCTTCATCAGGAAAAGACCATCGGTGTTATCGCTAGTTTTCGGGATAAAAGTGAAGTAACAGCTTTAGCAGAAGAGTTAACGGGCTTTAAGATGTTGGTGGATTCTTTAAGAGCCACTACCCATGAGTTTATGAATAAACTTCATGTTATCTTAGGATTTCTCCAATTAAAAGATTATTCCTCGGCAGAAAAATTTATTCTCGACATTACTGCCCATCATCAAGAGGTCATCAGTTTTATTATAAAAAATATACAAGATACCAGTATCGCTGCCCTTTTACTTGGTAAGTACAGTGCTGCAAAAGAATCGGCAATACAAATGAATATTCATCCCTCAAGCAACTTAACGAAAATGCCTTCTAGTATCCCCAGTAGTCTTATGATTACAATTATAGGAAATCTTTTAGAAAATGCCTTTGATGCTGTACAATATATAGAAGATAAAAAAGTCATAGACTTTCTCCTGCTTGAAAAAGAAGAAGAAATTATTATAAGTGTTAAAGATAATGGCATAGGTATTGATTTATCCCATCAGCCCTTTATTTTTCAAAAAGGTTTCACAACTAAAAGTGATGGTAGAGGCATTGGTCTTCATTTAGTAAAACAAAGTATAGACAATTTAGGCGGCAGTATCCAAGTAAAATCTAAAACATTTAGCGGGACACAGTTTTTAATAAAAATTCCTAAAGCATTGAGGTGA
- a CDS encoding CheR family methyltransferase gives MSINIYYDAEEIKQIVIVGELAVKEEIMKLLELIKGKQEKVHITFFDANMLPKDIIKELYDFQKKNCCKIYVLKSYLYSYLYKLGIYCHYIARKFIDSPETIGRKLEEIKPLIEEEIAIFLKEVHLQYGYDFTKYQIQSIIRRVKICMIKENIKDFRRFKEMVLTNEDLFEELFITFSINTTEFFRDPEVFQTIREEILPYLNRFAYIKIWCAGCSTGQEPYSLAIILDELAMLDKAQIYATDINPYVIEEAKNGLYPIHVFEKAMENYKKTRGNKTFADYVKLRQDYMEIDERLKKSILFFHHSLVGSGMLNEFQLILCRNVLIYMQNDLQKKVLKILYYSLDRGGVLVLGKSEGILCNEGSDFFYKIKKDSKIFKCKER, from the coding sequence ATGAGTATAAATATTTATTATGATGCAGAAGAAATCAAGCAAATCGTTATCGTGGGAGAATTAGCTGTAAAGGAAGAAATAATGAAACTTCTAGAACTTATCAAAGGCAAGCAAGAAAAAGTGCACATTACCTTCTTTGATGCCAATATGCTTCCAAAAGATATTATAAAAGAGTTGTATGATTTTCAAAAAAAAAATTGTTGTAAGATTTATGTGTTAAAGTCCTATCTATACTCCTATTTGTATAAGCTAGGAATATACTGTCACTATATTGCTAGGAAATTTATAGATAGTCCTGAAACAATAGGACGTAAGCTGGAAGAAATAAAACCTTTGATAGAAGAAGAAATAGCCATCTTTTTAAAGGAAGTACATTTGCAATATGGATACGATTTTACAAAATACCAAATACAGAGCATTATAAGAAGAGTGAAAATATGTATGATCAAAGAAAATATAAAAGATTTTCGGCGGTTTAAAGAGATGGTACTAACTAATGAAGATTTGTTTGAAGAATTGTTTATTACCTTCTCTATTAACACTACAGAGTTTTTTAGAGATCCTGAAGTTTTTCAAACAATACGAGAAGAGATACTACCTTATTTAAACAGATTCGCCTATATTAAAATATGGTGTGCCGGTTGTTCCACTGGACAGGAGCCCTATTCTTTAGCTATTATATTAGATGAGTTGGCGATGTTAGACAAAGCACAAATATATGCTACAGATATCAATCCTTATGTTATCGAAGAAGCCAAAAACGGCCTTTATCCTATACATGTCTTTGAAAAAGCTATGGAAAATTATAAAAAAACAAGGGGTAACAAAACTTTCGCTGATTATGTTAAATTGCGACAAGATTATATGGAGATAGATGAAAGACTTAAAAAGAGTATTTTGTTTTTTCATCATAGCTTGGTTGGAAGTGGTATGTTAAATGAATTCCAATTGATCCTTTGTAGAAATGTACTAATTTATATGCAAAATGATTTACAAAAAAAGGTCCTAAAGATTTTATATTATTCCTTGGATAGAGGAGGTGTCTTGGTTTTAGGGAAAAGTGAAGGGATTTTATGTAATGAAGGAAGTGACTTTTTCTATAAAATTAAGAAAGATAGTAAAATATTTAAATGTAAAGAAAGATAG
- a CDS encoding hybrid sensor histidine kinase/response regulator: MKKCASYTILIVDDNENNLFTLRSLIEEYIDATVIEASCGVKALQELSRNHVDLIILDIQMEEMDGFEIASLIKQRKRTKDIPIVFLTASYIGEECRKRGFEVGGVDYLTKPIDEYQLVNRINVYLKLIEKERSMNMILEEKVNEQTKELRKAKEDAEIANQTKTAFLANVSHEFKTPLNIIMGTIQMLRLYLEKDEALDRKKVKKKIDMQLQNCYRLLRLVNNLIDITKIDSGDFEVFKNKCNIVEIVKVITLSVADYIENKGILLSFDTDVEEKIIQCDLDAMERILLNLLSNAIKFTPTGGRISVSLKSLEERIEISVEDTGSGIPEDQLELIFERFKQTDELLTRRQEGSGIGLSLVKSLVAMQGGRIYVESLYKKGSKFTIQLPVQLEGGKNTEEKVLGYESSKGVIDKIQVEFSDIYSLDLTS, encoded by the coding sequence ATGAAAAAATGTGCTTCATATACCATTCTCATTGTTGATGATAATGAAAACAATTTATTTACGTTAAGAAGTCTTATTGAAGAATATATAGATGCTACAGTAATTGAAGCAAGTTGTGGTGTGAAAGCTCTTCAAGAGCTATCGAGAAATCATGTAGATTTAATTATTTTAGATATTCAAATGGAGGAAATGGATGGATTCGAAATAGCCTCCTTAATAAAACAGAGAAAAAGAACCAAAGATATTCCTATTGTATTTCTAACTGCCTCTTATATTGGGGAGGAGTGTAGAAAAAGAGGTTTTGAGGTTGGCGGGGTTGATTACTTAACAAAGCCTATTGATGAATATCAACTGGTCAATAGAATCAATGTGTACCTGAAGTTGATAGAAAAAGAAAGAAGCATGAATATGATCCTAGAGGAAAAGGTAAATGAACAGACTAAAGAACTAAGGAAGGCAAAGGAGGATGCTGAAATAGCAAATCAGACAAAAACCGCCTTCTTAGCCAATGTTTCACATGAATTTAAAACCCCCTTGAATATTATCATGGGCACAATTCAAATGTTAAGGCTATACCTTGAAAAGGATGAGGCCTTAGATAGGAAAAAAGTTAAAAAGAAAATTGATATGCAATTACAAAACTGTTATCGTCTGTTGAGATTGGTAAATAACTTAATTGATATTACAAAAATCGATTCAGGAGATTTTGAAGTTTTCAAAAATAAATGCAATATTGTTGAAATTGTAAAAGTGATTACACTTTCAGTGGCGGATTACATAGAGAACAAGGGGATTCTCCTAAGCTTTGATACAGATGTAGAGGAAAAAATTATTCAATGTGATTTAGATGCCATGGAACGTATTTTACTAAATCTTTTATCCAATGCTATTAAGTTTACTCCTACAGGTGGTAGGATTAGTGTTTCATTAAAAAGCTTAGAGGAAAGGATAGAAATCTCTGTAGAGGATACAGGATCAGGTATTCCAGAAGACCAGCTTGAACTTATCTTTGAAAGATTTAAACAAACGGATGAATTATTGACGAGAAGGCAAGAAGGCAGCGGAATAGGTCTAAGTCTTGTAAAATCTCTAGTAGCAATGCAGGGAGGAAGAATTTATGTTGAGAGCCTGTACAAAAAAGGAAGTAAATTTACCATCCAATTACCAGTACAACTAGAAGGCGGAAAAAATACAGAAGAAAAAGTATTGGGATATGAATCTTCAAAAGGTGTCATTGATAAAATCCAAGTAGAATTTTCTGATATTTATTCTTTGGATTTAACTTCATAA
- a CDS encoding response regulator — protein sequence MLKVLIVDDDPMVADINKKFVETVRDFQVVGTASNGEIALQLIKSLNPHLVILDIYMPKINGLALLRSIRKEGISVDVILVTAAKDTPSIEEAFQWGIVDYLVKPFELHRFKAALEGYKNRKFNFIKKEEINQEDIDKLIWGKKETLASSYDKGIQEKTMEKIKSYMAGETTAKSAQEVADALGLTRVTVRRYLEYLTEIGEAEVEVLYGTVGRPQHLYIYKK from the coding sequence ATGTTAAAAGTTTTGATTGTAGATGACGACCCAATGGTTGCAGACATTAATAAAAAGTTTGTTGAAACAGTAAGAGACTTCCAAGTAGTAGGCACAGCCTCCAATGGGGAAATAGCCTTGCAGCTCATCAAGTCATTAAACCCTCATTTAGTTATTTTAGATATTTATATGCCTAAAATAAATGGTTTAGCATTACTGAGATCTATTAGAAAAGAAGGTATAAGTGTAGATGTGATTTTAGTCACTGCTGCAAAAGACACCCCTAGCATAGAAGAAGCCTTCCAATGGGGTATTGTGGATTATTTAGTAAAACCCTTTGAATTACATCGATTTAAAGCGGCTTTAGAGGGCTATAAAAATAGAAAGTTCAATTTTATCAAAAAGGAAGAAATCAACCAAGAAGATATCGATAAACTAATTTGGGGTAAGAAAGAAACACTAGCTTCTTCTTATGATAAAGGCATTCAAGAAAAAACTATGGAAAAAATCAAAAGCTACATGGCAGGAGAGACAACAGCCAAATCAGCACAGGAAGTTGCTGACGCCTTAGGACTAACCCGTGTTACCGTCAGAAGGTATTTAGAATATTTAACAGAGATAGGGGAAGCAGAGGTAGAGGTCCTTTATGGCACTGTTGGCCGCCCTCAGCATTTGTATATTTATAAAAAGTAA